The following coding sequences are from one Reyranella humidisoli window:
- the aroA gene encoding 3-phosphoshikimate 1-carboxyvinyltransferase produces the protein MSAHAAPAKLIARPVDRLQGRVRAPGDKSVSHRSLMFGALALGETKITGLLEGEDVLATAAALRALGAQVDHEGGGAWRVRGFGVGGAREPDNVLDLGNSGTSARLLSGILASHRFTSFMTGDASLRRRPMQRVIVPLSQMGARFEAREGGRMPLAIVGTDEMVPIEYRLPVASAQVKSAILLAGLNTAGETTVIEPEATRDHTERMLRHFGAEVRVGPAEGGGKRITVVGWPELKARDIVVPGDPSSAAFAVVAAAIRPGSDVTVENVGLNPLRAGLYDTLREMGADITEENRREVGGEPVADLRVRGSELTGVEVPPERAPSMIDEYPILAVAAACARGTTRMLGLAELRAKESDRLASVSAGLTVNGVSHEMGADTLFVHGTGATPAGGGTVVTHLDHRIAMAFLVLGLASREGVAVDDGSPIDTSFPGFAHLMGALGARIEAA, from the coding sequence CTGTCCGCTCACGCCGCTCCGGCCAAGCTGATCGCCCGTCCCGTGGACCGGTTGCAGGGACGCGTCCGGGCGCCCGGCGACAAGTCGGTCTCCCATCGCTCCCTGATGTTCGGCGCGCTTGCGCTGGGCGAAACGAAGATCACAGGCCTGCTGGAAGGCGAGGACGTGCTCGCCACCGCCGCCGCCCTGCGGGCGCTGGGCGCGCAGGTCGACCATGAAGGCGGCGGTGCATGGCGCGTGCGCGGATTTGGCGTCGGCGGCGCGCGCGAGCCCGACAATGTGCTCGACCTCGGCAATTCCGGCACCTCGGCGCGGCTGCTCTCGGGCATCCTGGCCAGCCACCGCTTCACCAGCTTCATGACCGGCGACGCCTCGCTGCGCCGCCGTCCGATGCAGCGGGTCATCGTACCGCTGTCGCAGATGGGCGCCCGCTTCGAGGCGCGCGAGGGCGGCCGCATGCCGCTCGCCATCGTCGGCACCGACGAGATGGTGCCGATCGAATACCGCCTCCCCGTGGCCTCGGCCCAGGTCAAGAGCGCGATCCTGCTGGCGGGCCTCAACACGGCGGGCGAGACCACCGTGATCGAGCCCGAGGCCACGCGCGACCATACCGAGCGCATGCTGCGCCATTTCGGTGCCGAGGTGCGGGTCGGTCCGGCCGAGGGCGGCGGCAAGCGCATCACCGTGGTCGGCTGGCCCGAACTCAAGGCGCGCGACATCGTCGTGCCGGGCGATCCCTCGTCGGCGGCCTTCGCCGTCGTGGCGGCGGCCATCCGGCCGGGCAGCGACGTGACGGTCGAGAATGTCGGCCTCAACCCGCTGCGCGCCGGCCTCTACGACACGCTGCGCGAGATGGGCGCCGACATCACAGAGGAGAATCGCCGCGAGGTCGGCGGCGAGCCGGTGGCCGACCTGCGCGTCAGGGGCAGCGAGCTGACCGGCGTCGAGGTGCCCCCGGAGCGCGCGCCCTCGATGATCGACGAGTATCCGATCCTGGCCGTCGCGGCCGCCTGCGCCCGCGGCACCACGCGGATGCTGGGCCTGGCCGAGCTGCGGGCCAAGGAAAGCGACCGGTTGGCCAGCGTCTCGGCCGGCCTGACCGTCAACGGCGTCAGCCACGAGATGGGCGCCGACACGCTGTTCGTGCACGGTACCGGCGCGACGCCGGCGGGCGGCGGGACGGTCGTCACCCATCTCGATCATCGCATCGCCATGGCGTTCCTCGTGCTGGGGCTGGCCTCGCGCGAGGGCGTGGCGGTCGACGACGGCTCGCCGATCGACACCAGCTTCCCGGGCTTCGCCCACCTGATGGGCGCCCTCGGGGCCCGGATCGAGGCGGCGTGA
- a CDS encoding ornithine cyclodeaminase family protein, producing MKVLSASEIDAALDDIALIDRLDALFRAGCEMPVRHHHPIREALGAGSADAMLLLMPAWTTGPSAHVGVKVVTVFPENGKRALPSIYGQYLLLDGTTGATLALLDGTMLTKRRTACASGLASRYLSRPDASRLLMIGTGALAPELIRVHAKVRPITEVAIWGRTPAQAETLAARLSATLPAAIGRAVGVRAVSDLKAAVQEADIISCATLSKAPLVEGEWLREGQHIDLVGAYTPQMRESDDRAVQRARLYVDTRAGALKEGGDVVQAIASGAIGEAHVIGDLFELARGQQPGRATGDAASITLFKSVGAALEDLAAAELAVERSAGTMTAR from the coding sequence GTGAAGGTTCTCTCGGCGTCCGAGATCGACGCCGCCCTGGATGACATCGCCCTGATCGACCGGCTCGACGCGCTGTTCCGCGCGGGCTGCGAGATGCCGGTCCGTCACCATCATCCGATCCGGGAGGCGCTCGGCGCGGGGTCGGCCGATGCGATGCTGCTCCTGATGCCGGCCTGGACCACGGGCCCGTCCGCCCATGTCGGCGTCAAGGTCGTGACGGTGTTCCCCGAGAACGGCAAGCGCGCGTTGCCATCGATCTACGGCCAGTACCTGCTGCTCGACGGCACGACCGGCGCCACGCTGGCGCTGCTCGACGGCACGATGCTGACCAAGCGGCGCACCGCCTGCGCCTCGGGTCTCGCCTCGCGCTACCTGTCGCGGCCCGATGCCTCGCGCCTGCTGATGATCGGCACCGGCGCGCTGGCGCCCGAGCTGATCCGGGTTCACGCCAAGGTGCGACCGATCACGGAGGTGGCCATCTGGGGACGCACCCCGGCGCAGGCCGAGACACTGGCGGCCCGGCTTTCGGCGACCCTGCCGGCCGCGATCGGCCGTGCGGTCGGCGTCCGGGCAGTCAGCGACCTCAAGGCCGCCGTGCAGGAGGCCGATATCATTTCCTGTGCCACGCTCTCCAAGGCGCCCCTGGTCGAGGGCGAGTGGCTGCGCGAAGGGCAACATATCGATCTGGTCGGAGCCTACACACCCCAGATGCGCGAGAGCGACGACCGCGCGGTGCAGCGGGCCCGCCTCTACGTCGACACGCGCGCCGGTGCGCTGAAGGAAGGCGGCGACGTCGTCCAGGCCATCGCCAGCGGCGCCATCGGAGAGGCGCATGTGATCGGCGACCTGTTCGAACTGGCCCGCGGCCAGCAGCCCGGCCGCGCGACCGGCGATGCTGCCTCGATTACCTTGTTCAAGTCGGTCGGGGCGGCGCTGGAAGATCTCGCCGCCGCCGAACTGGCCGTCGAAAGATCCGCCGGGACTATGACGGCTCGATAA
- a CDS encoding (d)CMP kinase has translation MTKPVAGTVIAPIIAIDGPSAAGKGTLARRLAAHFGLPHLDTGLLYRAVGLKAEQTGRPPEEVAAGLEPADLGNPELRTDVAGQAASKVAALPEVRAKLLDFQKKFASQASGAVLDGRDVGTVICPGAPIKLFVTASAEARAERRYRELRAKGVDTIKPRVLAEMAERDRRDSERAAAPLKAAPDAFHLDTSDMDADAAFAAALAFIERKGFRSSGP, from the coding sequence GTGACGAAGCCCGTGGCTGGCACCGTCATTGCCCCCATCATCGCCATCGACGGGCCGTCGGCGGCCGGCAAGGGCACGCTGGCACGACGCCTGGCGGCTCATTTCGGCCTGCCCCATCTCGATACCGGCTTGCTCTACCGGGCGGTCGGGCTGAAGGCGGAGCAGACCGGCCGTCCGCCGGAAGAGGTTGCCGCCGGGCTGGAGCCGGCCGATCTCGGGAATCCCGAGTTGCGCACCGACGTGGCGGGCCAGGCTGCCTCGAAGGTCGCGGCGCTGCCGGAAGTCCGGGCCAAGCTGTTGGATTTCCAGAAGAAATTCGCGAGTCAGGCCTCCGGGGCGGTGCTCGACGGGCGGGACGTGGGCACCGTGATCTGCCCTGGGGCTCCGATAAAGCTGTTCGTGACGGCCAGCGCCGAGGCGCGGGCGGAACGGCGGTACCGGGAGTTGCGCGCCAAGGGGGTGGACACTATAAAGCCGCGCGTTCTTGCCGAGATGGCGGAGCGGGACCGTCGCGACAGCGAACGGGCGGCAGCACCTCTTAAAGCCGCACCCGATGCTTTCCACCTCGATACCAGCGACATGGATGCCGATGCGGCTTTCGCCGCGGCTTTGGCATTCATCGAGCGCAAGGGCTTTCGATCTTCCGGGCCGTAA
- a CDS encoding CaiB/BaiF CoA transferase family protein — protein MPGALEGIRIVDLTNIILGPYGTMLLADQGADVIKVEAPEGDAVRHIGKPGKTPGMGPTYLYVNRNKRSLCLDLKNKDARAALLKVIATADAFVHALRPQAIKSLGLDYEEIRKVKPDIVYVGAYGYSAEGPYGKLPAYDDAIQARFGIADLMGRAAGDDVPKYPPTIIADKTVGLTFAFSTLSALMHRQRTGEGQFVEVPMFETMSAWLLVEHLWERTFSDEGEVGYTRLLARTRKPYRTLDGWMAILPYNDKHWRNFFELVGRSEVLQDPRYSTINARSMHIGDMYAMVEAIAPSKTTAEWVKLLDQAQIPNAPVSKPADLFEDPHLIWRKLFKKYPHPSEGEIMMVEPPMTMSKTPPSIRTMAPLQGQDSRAVLAEAGVTAADIEALKTSGALIEPS, from the coding sequence ATGCCCGGCGCGCTCGAAGGCATCAGGATCGTCGATCTCACGAACATCATCCTCGGCCCTTACGGCACGATGCTGCTGGCCGACCAGGGCGCCGACGTGATCAAGGTCGAGGCACCGGAGGGCGACGCGGTACGTCACATCGGCAAACCCGGCAAGACACCGGGGATGGGACCGACCTATCTCTATGTGAACCGCAACAAGCGCTCGCTCTGCCTCGACCTGAAGAACAAGGACGCGCGCGCCGCCCTGCTCAAGGTCATCGCAACGGCCGATGCCTTCGTCCATGCGCTGCGACCGCAGGCCATCAAGTCGCTGGGGCTGGACTACGAGGAGATCCGCAAGGTGAAGCCGGACATCGTCTATGTCGGCGCCTATGGCTATTCGGCCGAAGGTCCTTACGGAAAACTGCCAGCCTACGACGACGCCATCCAGGCGCGCTTCGGCATCGCCGACCTGATGGGCCGCGCCGCCGGCGACGACGTCCCGAAATATCCGCCGACCATCATCGCCGACAAGACGGTGGGCCTGACCTTCGCCTTCTCGACTCTTTCGGCCCTGATGCACCGCCAGCGCACCGGCGAGGGCCAGTTCGTCGAGGTGCCGATGTTCGAGACCATGTCGGCCTGGCTGCTGGTCGAGCATCTGTGGGAGCGGACCTTCAGCGACGAGGGCGAGGTCGGCTACACGCGCCTGCTGGCCCGGACCCGCAAGCCCTACCGCACGCTCGACGGCTGGATGGCGATCCTGCCCTACAACGACAAGCACTGGCGCAACTTCTTCGAGCTGGTCGGCCGCTCCGAGGTGCTGCAGGACCCGCGCTATTCGACCATCAACGCGCGCTCGATGCATATCGGCGACATGTACGCCATGGTCGAGGCGATTGCCCCGTCGAAGACCACGGCCGAATGGGTGAAGCTGCTCGACCAGGCACAGATCCCCAACGCGCCGGTGTCCAAGCCGGCCGACCTGTTCGAGGACCCGCACCTGATCTGGCGCAAGCTGTTCAAGAAGTATCCGCACCCGTCGGAAGGCGAGATCATGATGGTCGAGCCGCCGATGACCATGAGCAAGACACCGCCTTCGATCCGCACCATGGCGCCGCTGCAGGGGCAGGATTCCCGTGCCGTGCTGGCCGAGGCGGGCGTCACCGCCGCCGACATCGAGGCGCTGAAGACGTCCGGCGCGCTTATCGAGCCGTCATAG
- the rpsA gene encoding 30S ribosomal protein S1 yields the protein MAKGSALRKPANDTSSDEFAALLDESLGGSTSFEGQVVKGRVIRIANDFVTIDVGLKSEGRVALREFANGGTGAPEVKEGDTVDIFVDRMENKEGEAVLSRDKARREEAWTVLEKAFTDQERVMGTIFGRVKGGFTVDLSGAVAFLPGSQVDVRPVRDVGPLMGQAQQFAILKMDRRRGNIVVSRRAVMEETRAEDRTRLMGALSEGQVLDGVVKNITDYGAFVDLGGVDGLLHVTDIAWKRINHPSEALTIGQQVKVQVVRFNPETQRISLGMKQLMSDPWDGAGAKYPVNLKLKGRVTNITDYGAFVELEPGVEGLVHVSEMSWTKKNVHPGKIVSTSQEVEVMVLDVDMSKRRISLGLKQCMANPWESFAEQFPAGTELEGEVRNITEFGLFVGLPGDIDGMVHLSDLSWDKAGEEAIRDFKKGDQVKVKVLDVDMDKERISLGIKQLANDPFEAVGVVAKKGDVVTVIVAGIQDNGIEVTVQDGIPGFIRKTELSRDRSEQRPDRYAIGDKLDAKITNIDKASRRVVLSVKARELDEEKKAMADFGSSDSGASLGDILGAALKKKAEAGDEK from the coding sequence ATGGCAAAGGGCAGCGCCCTCCGTAAACCCGCGAACGACACGTCGAGCGACGAGTTCGCAGCACTACTCGACGAATCGCTGGGCGGTTCGACGAGCTTCGAAGGACAGGTCGTCAAGGGCCGCGTCATTCGCATCGCCAACGATTTCGTCACCATCGACGTCGGCTTGAAGTCCGAGGGCCGCGTCGCCCTGCGTGAGTTCGCCAACGGCGGCACCGGGGCCCCCGAGGTCAAGGAAGGCGACACCGTCGACATCTTCGTCGACCGCATGGAAAACAAGGAGGGCGAGGCCGTCCTGTCGCGCGACAAGGCTCGCCGCGAAGAGGCCTGGACCGTTCTCGAGAAGGCTTTCACCGACCAGGAACGTGTCATGGGCACGATCTTCGGCCGCGTGAAGGGTGGCTTCACGGTCGACCTGTCGGGCGCCGTGGCCTTCCTGCCGGGCAGCCAGGTCGACGTGCGCCCGGTGCGCGATGTCGGCCCGCTGATGGGCCAGGCCCAGCAGTTCGCGATCCTCAAGATGGACCGTCGCCGCGGCAACATCGTCGTGTCGCGTCGCGCCGTCATGGAAGAGACCCGCGCCGAAGACCGTACGCGCCTGATGGGCGCGCTGTCCGAGGGCCAGGTGCTCGACGGCGTCGTCAAGAACATCACCGACTACGGCGCGTTCGTGGATCTGGGCGGCGTCGATGGCCTGCTCCATGTCACCGACATCGCCTGGAAGCGCATCAACCATCCGTCGGAAGCCCTCACCATCGGCCAGCAGGTCAAGGTGCAGGTCGTCCGCTTCAATCCCGAGACGCAGCGTATCTCGCTCGGCATGAAGCAGCTGATGAGCGATCCGTGGGACGGCGCGGGTGCGAAGTACCCGGTCAACCTCAAGCTCAAGGGCCGCGTCACCAACATCACCGACTACGGCGCGTTCGTCGAGCTGGAGCCGGGTGTCGAGGGTCTGGTGCACGTCTCGGAGATGAGCTGGACCAAGAAGAACGTGCACCCCGGCAAGATCGTGTCGACGTCGCAGGAAGTCGAAGTGATGGTGCTGGACGTCGACATGTCCAAGCGCCGCATCTCGCTCGGCCTCAAGCAGTGCATGGCCAACCCGTGGGAGAGCTTCGCCGAGCAGTTCCCGGCCGGTACGGAACTCGAGGGCGAGGTCCGCAACATCACCGAGTTCGGCCTGTTCGTGGGCCTGCCCGGCGACATCGACGGCATGGTCCATCTCAGCGACCTGAGCTGGGACAAGGCCGGCGAGGAGGCGATCCGCGACTTCAAGAAGGGCGACCAGGTCAAGGTCAAGGTCCTCGACGTCGACATGGACAAGGAACGCATCTCGCTCGGCATCAAGCAGCTTGCCAACGACCCGTTCGAGGCAGTCGGTGTGGTTGCCAAGAAGGGTGACGTCGTCACGGTCATTGTGGCCGGCATCCAGGACAATGGCATCGAAGTCACGGTGCAGGACGGCATCCCGGGTTTCATCCGCAAGACCGAGCTCAGCCGCGACCGCTCCGAGCAGCGTCCCGACCGCTACGCGATCGGCGACAAGCTCGATGCCAAGATCACCAACATCGACAAGGCCTCGCGCCGGGTCGTGCTGTCGGTCAAGGCCCGCGAGCTCGACGAGGAGAAGAAGGCGATGGCCGACTTCGGTTCGTCTGACTCCGGCGCCAGCCTGGGCGACATCCTGGGCGCGGCCCTCAAGAAGAAGGCCGAAGCCGGCGACGAAAAGTAA
- a CDS encoding TIGR02300 family protein: MVKASWGTKRTCQSCAARFYDLNKSPIKCPKCGREHDREDFVKVRRGRGAAAATAAAAAAAAAAAAKAAAAKKKVDDLDGDDLPDADGDDALAADDLDDDEDDIEVEVEVDDKGEGDR, from the coding sequence GTGGTCAAAGCAAGCTGGGGCACCAAACGCACCTGCCAGAGCTGTGCAGCGCGCTTCTACGACCTGAACAAGAGCCCGATCAAATGCCCGAAGTGCGGGCGTGAGCACGATCGCGAGGACTTCGTGAAGGTCCGCCGGGGTCGCGGCGCCGCCGCGGCGACGGCAGCAGCGGCAGCCGCCGCGGCAGCGGCAGCGGCCAAGGCAGCGGCCGCCAAGAAGAAGGTGGACGATCTGGACGGCGACGACTTGCCCGATGCGGACGGCGACGACGCGCTGGCGGCGGACGACCTGGACGATGACGAGGACGATATCGAGGTTGAGGTCGAAGTCGACGATAAGGGAGAAGGCGACCGCTAG
- a CDS encoding MarR family winged helix-turn-helix transcriptional regulator, whose product MRSNVAKKQHEPKTASSAASRPYRIEDQIGYLLRRAHQRASAIFQVGIGDPNITPTQYSSLAKLDEYTELSQNLLGRLVGMDKATMQGVVRRLKERGLVDSRPDPGDARRTLLSLTTEGQKLVNKLLLNGPAVSRETLKPLSAQEQKQLLELLSRII is encoded by the coding sequence ATGCGGAGCAACGTCGCAAAAAAACAGCACGAGCCGAAAACGGCATCGAGCGCTGCCTCACGACCCTATCGTATCGAAGACCAGATCGGATATCTGCTGCGTCGCGCGCATCAGCGCGCCAGCGCGATCTTCCAGGTCGGCATCGGCGATCCCAACATCACACCGACGCAGTATTCGAGTCTCGCGAAGCTCGATGAATATACCGAGCTGTCGCAGAACCTCCTCGGTCGCCTTGTGGGCATGGACAAGGCCACGATGCAGGGCGTGGTGCGCCGGCTGAAGGAACGAGGCCTCGTCGATTCGCGCCCCGATCCGGGCGATGCCCGCCGCACCCTGCTCAGTCTCACCACCGAAGGCCAGAAGCTGGTCAACAAGCTCCTGCTCAACGGACCGGCCGTGTCGCGCGAGACGCTGAAGCCGCTCAGCGCCCAGGAGCAGAAGCAGCTCCTCGAACTCCTGTCGCGCATCATCTGA
- a CDS encoding lipopolysaccharide assembly protein LapA domain-containing protein — MKILSRILFLVFILIGVLVAVSNTQPVQLALWPLPHIIVLPVYLLVIAMLMLGVLAGLSMGWWAGRHHRRRAREAGGEAARLDREVARLKAVQTAQQAAAPAGLAPRDQRALERQSALVAPELGSRAARGPLS; from the coding sequence ATGAAAATCCTCTCCCGCATCCTTTTCCTGGTGTTCATCCTGATCGGCGTGCTGGTGGCCGTCAGCAATACCCAGCCCGTGCAGCTCGCGCTGTGGCCGCTGCCGCACATCATCGTGCTGCCGGTCTATCTGCTGGTCATCGCCATGCTGATGCTGGGCGTCCTGGCGGGGCTGAGCATGGGCTGGTGGGCCGGCCGGCATCATCGCCGCCGGGCCCGTGAGGCGGGTGGCGAGGCCGCCCGCCTGGATCGTGAGGTGGCGCGCCTCAAGGCCGTGCAGACAGCGCAGCAGGCCGCGGCGCCGGCCGGCCTTGCGCCCCGCGACCAGCGGGCGCTGGAGCGTCAGAGCGCACTGGTCGCGCCCGAACTCGGTTCCCGCGCCGCGCGCGGCCCGCTTTCGTGA
- the ihfB gene encoding integration host factor subunit beta has protein sequence MNRPVHGNAMTKSELIARLAARNPHLYQRDVERIVATVFDEISKALASGHRVELRGFGAFSVKKRDPRTGRNPRTGEQVAVASKRVPYFKTGKDLRDRLNKEAARAAGLLPPESADDDKK, from the coding sequence CTGAATCGCCCCGTTCATGGAAACGCGATGACCAAGTCCGAGCTGATTGCCCGCCTGGCGGCCCGGAATCCGCACCTCTACCAGAGGGACGTCGAGCGGATCGTCGCCACCGTGTTCGACGAGATCTCAAAGGCGCTGGCTTCCGGTCACCGGGTCGAATTGCGCGGCTTCGGGGCATTCTCCGTGAAAAAGCGCGATCCGCGCACCGGCCGCAATCCGCGCACCGGCGAGCAGGTCGCGGTGGCCTCCAAGCGCGTGCCCTATTTCAAGACCGGCAAGGACCTGCGCGACCGGCTGAACAAGGAGGCCGCGCGCGCCGCCGGCCTGCTGCCACCCGAGTCCGCGGACGACGACAAGAAGTAA